One Loxodonta africana isolate mLoxAfr1 chromosome 4, mLoxAfr1.hap2, whole genome shotgun sequence genomic region harbors:
- the LRRC10 gene encoding leucine-rich repeat-containing protein 10 translates to MGNTIRALVAFIPADRCQSFVVGDLREMPLDKMVDLSGNQLRRFPGHVCSFRELVKLYLSDNHLNSLPPELGQLQNLQILALDFNNFKTLPQVVCTLKQLCILYLGNNKLCDLPNELSLLQNLRTLWIEANCLTKLPDVVCELSLLKTLHAGSNSLRLLPGQLRCLQELRTIWLSGNLLTDFPPVLLHMPFLEVIDVDRNSIRYFPSLAHLSSLKLVIYDHNPCRNAPKVAKGVRRVGRWAEETPEPDPRKARRYALTMEEIQEPQVPAPPPLLPLANS, encoded by the coding sequence ATGGGGAACACCATCAGGGCCCTTGTGGCCttcatccctgctgaccgctgcCAGAGCTTTGTGGTTGGCGACCTCCGAGAGATGCCGCTGGACAAGATGGTAGATCTGAGTGGGAACCAGCTACGTCGCTTCCCTGGGCACGTGTGCTCCTTCAGGGAGCTGGTCAAGCTCTACCTGAGTGACAACCACCTCAACAGCCTACCTCCGGAGCTGGGACAGCTGCAGAACCTACAAATACTGGCCTTGGATTTCAACAACTTCAAGACTCTGCCCCAGGTGGTGTGTACCTTGAAGCAGCTCTGTATCCTCTACCTGGGTAACAACAAGCTCTGCGACCTCCCCAATGAGCTGAGCCTGCTCCAGAACCTCCGGACCCTGTGGATCGAGGCCAACTGCCTCACCAAGCTGCCAGACGTGGTGTGTGAGCTGAGCCTCCTCAAGACTCTGCATGCTGGCTCCAATTCTCTTCGTTTGCTGCCAGGTCAGCTACGGTGCCTCCAGGAGCTGAGGACCATCTGGCTCTCAGGCAACCTGCTGACTGACTTCCCCCCTGTGCTACTTCATATGCCTTTCCTGGAGGTGATTGACGTGGACCGAAACAGCATCCGTTACTTCCCCAGCCTGGCCCACCTGTCCAGTCTGAAGCTCGTCATCTATGACCACAATCCTTGCAGAAATGCACCCAAGGTAGCCAAAGGTGTGCGCCGCGTGGGAAGGTGGGCAGAGGAGACACCAGAGCCTGACCCCAGGAAAGCCAGGCGCTACGCATTGACAATGGAGGAAATCCAGGAGCCACAGGTACCTGCCCCGCCTCCTCTACTGCCTCTTGCCAACTCCTGA